In the genome of Nocardioides marmoribigeumensis, one region contains:
- the tilS gene encoding tRNA lysidine(34) synthetase TilS, protein MTGPDPAVAAVRLAVRRVVGDAGTVLVACSGGADSLALLAATVFETRRTATRVVGAVVDHGLQDGSAEHTARVVRQMADLGADETASIRVTVDPGPGGIEAGAREARYAALDRLARHFAAGTVLLGHTVDDQAESVLLGLTQGSGPRSLAGMRDGFRDGADGPLFVRPFLREVTRPQTEAACRAEAIEPWEDPHNLDQRFLRARVRHVVMPLLEAELGPGVARALARTGHLLREDVEALDDEAQAQQQRHDLGVGVAVEDLRGLTRAVRTRVLRLAALAAGAPARDLTYGHVQALDAMVEDPRGEPRDLDLPGHVRAERRGDVLRLVDSRPDLPGPVAG, encoded by the coding sequence GTGACCGGACCCGACCCGGCGGTCGCCGCGGTCCGCCTCGCCGTACGCCGGGTGGTGGGCGACGCGGGCACGGTCCTCGTCGCGTGCTCGGGCGGGGCCGACTCGCTCGCCCTCCTGGCCGCCACGGTGTTCGAGACCCGACGCACCGCGACCCGTGTCGTCGGCGCGGTCGTGGACCACGGCCTGCAGGACGGCTCCGCCGAGCACACCGCCCGCGTCGTCCGGCAGATGGCCGACCTGGGCGCCGACGAGACCGCGTCGATCAGGGTCACCGTCGACCCGGGGCCGGGCGGCATCGAGGCGGGGGCCCGCGAGGCGAGGTACGCCGCGCTCGACCGGCTCGCCCGCCACTTCGCAGCGGGCACCGTCCTCCTCGGTCACACGGTCGACGACCAGGCCGAGAGCGTGCTCCTGGGGCTGACCCAGGGCAGTGGCCCCCGCAGCCTGGCGGGCATGCGGGACGGGTTCCGCGACGGCGCCGACGGCCCGCTGTTCGTGCGGCCGTTCCTGCGCGAGGTCACCCGGCCCCAGACCGAGGCCGCCTGCCGGGCCGAGGCGATCGAGCCCTGGGAGGACCCGCACAACCTCGACCAGCGGTTCCTGCGCGCGCGCGTGCGCCACGTCGTGATGCCGCTGCTCGAGGCCGAGCTCGGACCCGGGGTCGCCCGCGCCCTCGCCCGCACCGGTCACCTGCTGCGCGAGGACGTGGAGGCGCTCGACGACGAGGCGCAGGCACAGCAGCAGCGGCACGACCTCGGGGTGGGGGTGGCGGTCGAGGACCTGCGTGGGCTCACCCGGGCCGTGCGCACCCGGGTGCTGCGCCTGGCCGCGCTCGCGGCCGGGGCACCCGCGAGGGACCTCACCTACGGTCACGTCCAGGCGCTCGACGCGATGGTCGAGGACCCGCGGGGGGAGCCCCGCGACCTCGACCTCCCGGGCCACGTGAGGGCCGAGCGACGGGGCGACGTCCTCCGCCTGGTCGACTCCCGGCCGGACCTGCCCGGTCCTGTGGCAGGCTGA
- the dacB gene encoding D-alanyl-D-alanine carboxypeptidase/D-alanyl-D-alanine endopeptidase: MPEGDRPHAESVVEEAPETAPGEAPAQAPAEAPAEAPAEAPAEAPGGDEPHEEPVEPATTPATPAEPPRDRGRLLRRTTEAGVVLVLVATALVHVLDLGDRTGLAAPDPALEPQAVAPPPGLELPEAPAARPVAAALRGAELDRDAIGRAVSRLAANKKLGRDVAVVVAGTDGVPVYRSGPAVMMPASTLKLLTSLAALEVVGPQHRFATTVVRSGRTLTLVGGGDPLLERAPEPGLYPDRADLRTLARRTARALRSTAPAGRLRLTYDASLFTGPAVNPHWEPDYVPTNVVSPISALWVDEGRDTGGYGARVADPPAEAGRVFRDELRRAGLRVGPARSGTAPQGAGEVARVESAPLVEIVQHVLEASDNEGAEVLARHVALAQGGDASFAGGAAAVRAVLGGLGVRLNRLTTYDGSGLSRDDRINPVTLVDVLAHAVDPDHPELEGVASGLPVAGFSGSLLMRFDDRADAGLGRVRAKTGTLRGVHGLAGVAVGRDGAVMLFAALTDRVKEPNVLFTRAQLDRIASALAACACLA, from the coding sequence ATGCCCGAAGGTGACCGACCCCACGCCGAGAGCGTGGTGGAGGAAGCCCCCGAGACGGCACCGGGCGAGGCGCCCGCACAGGCACCGGCAGAGGCACCGGCAGAGGCACCGGCAGAGGCGCCCGCAGAGGCACCGGGAGGGGACGAGCCCCACGAGGAGCCGGTCGAGCCGGCCACAACGCCGGCCACGCCCGCCGAGCCGCCGCGGGACCGCGGCCGCCTGCTCCGGCGTACGACGGAGGCGGGCGTCGTGCTCGTGCTCGTCGCGACGGCGCTGGTCCACGTGCTCGACCTCGGCGACCGCACGGGCCTGGCCGCCCCCGACCCCGCGCTCGAGCCGCAGGCCGTGGCGCCGCCCCCGGGCCTCGAGCTCCCCGAGGCCCCGGCAGCGAGGCCGGTCGCCGCGGCGCTGCGCGGGGCAGAGCTGGACCGGGACGCCATCGGCCGGGCCGTGTCGCGGCTGGCGGCCAACAAGAAGCTCGGCCGCGACGTCGCGGTCGTGGTCGCGGGCACCGATGGCGTGCCGGTCTACCGCTCGGGGCCGGCGGTGATGATGCCCGCCTCGACCCTCAAGCTGCTCACCTCGCTGGCCGCGCTCGAGGTGGTCGGGCCCCAGCACCGCTTCGCCACCACGGTCGTGCGCAGCGGGCGCACGCTGACCCTCGTCGGTGGGGGAGACCCGCTGCTGGAGCGGGCGCCCGAGCCGGGCCTCTACCCCGACCGTGCCGACCTGCGCACGCTGGCCCGTCGCACCGCCCGGGCGCTGCGCAGCACGGCGCCGGCCGGACGGCTGCGGCTGACCTACGACGCCTCGCTGTTCACCGGACCCGCGGTCAACCCGCACTGGGAGCCGGACTACGTCCCCACCAACGTGGTGAGCCCGATCAGCGCCCTGTGGGTCGACGAGGGCCGTGACACCGGGGGGTACGGCGCCCGCGTGGCGGACCCGCCGGCCGAGGCGGGCCGCGTCTTCCGCGACGAGCTCCGGCGGGCGGGCCTGCGGGTCGGTCCCGCCCGGTCGGGCACGGCGCCGCAGGGTGCCGGGGAGGTCGCGAGGGTGGAGAGCGCGCCGCTGGTCGAGATCGTCCAGCACGTCCTCGAGGCCAGCGACAACGAGGGCGCGGAGGTGCTGGCCCGGCACGTCGCGCTCGCCCAGGGCGGCGACGCCTCGTTCGCCGGGGGAGCCGCCGCGGTCCGCGCGGTGCTCGGTGGCCTCGGGGTCCGGCTCAACCGCCTCACGACGTACGACGGCAGCGGGCTCTCGCGCGACGACCGGATCAACCCGGTGACGCTGGTCGACGTGCTCGCGCACGCGGTCGACCCCGACCACCCCGAGCTCGAGGGGGTGGCCTCCGGGCTGCCCGTGGCGGGGTTCAGCGGCTCGCTGCTCATGCGCTTCGACGACCGGGCCGACGCGGGGCTGGGCCGGGTGCGGGCCAAGACCGGCACCCTTCGTGGGGTGCACGGCCTCGCGGGGGTCGCGGTCGGCCGCGACGGCGCGGTCATGCTGTTCGCCGCGCTGACCGACCGGGTCAAGGAGCCCAACGTCCTGTTCACCCGCGCCCAGCTCGACCGCATCGCCTCCGCGCTCGCGGCGTGCGCCTGCCTGGCCTGA
- the hpt gene encoding hypoxanthine phosphoribosyltransferase, whose translation MDAAHIADDLIDVLFTEEDIHRRLSELAADVERDYEGKDLLIVGVLRGAVMVMADLARSFSRHVEMDWMAVSSYGSGTKSSGVVRILKDLDTDITGRHVLIVEDIIDTGLTLSWLVRNLSSRGPASVEICTLLRKPDALQMSVDVKYVGYDIPNAFVVGYGLDYAERYRNLRCIGTLAPAVYS comes from the coding sequence GTGGATGCCGCTCACATCGCCGACGACCTGATCGACGTGCTCTTCACCGAGGAGGACATCCACCGCCGGCTCTCCGAGCTGGCCGCGGACGTCGAGCGCGACTACGAGGGCAAGGACCTGCTGATCGTCGGCGTCCTGCGCGGCGCGGTCATGGTGATGGCCGACCTCGCCCGCTCCTTCAGCCGCCACGTCGAGATGGACTGGATGGCGGTCTCGTCCTACGGCTCCGGCACCAAGTCCAGCGGCGTGGTGCGCATCCTCAAGGACCTCGACACCGACATCACCGGCCGGCACGTGCTGATCGTCGAGGACATCATCGACACCGGCCTCACGCTGTCCTGGCTGGTGCGCAACCTGTCCTCGCGCGGCCCGGCGTCGGTGGAGATCTGCACCCTGCTGCGCAAGCCCGACGCCCTGCAGATGAGCGTCGACGTCAAGTACGTCGGCTACGACATCCCCAACGCCTTCGTCGTCGGCTACGGCCTCGACTACGCCGAGCGCTACCGCAACCTGCGCTGCATCGGCACCCTCGCGCCCGCGGTGTACTCCTGA
- a CDS encoding acyl-CoA dehydrogenase family protein has product MASDPLQDQHIDVPALRDLLDGRYRDVRNRVRDNLVEHASILDEAETLSTDDYRDRVRDVVVELAGTGQTGYGLPKEYGGGGDIGASVAAFETSAFGDLSVLVKLGVQFGLFGGAVLQLGTERHHKKYMADITSGALLGCFAMTETGHGSNVQALGTYATYDKETQEFVLQTQDDSARKDYIGNAARHGTMAAVFAQLVVDGENHGVHALLAPLRDDKGKVVDGVRIEDCGHKHGLNGVDNGRIWFEGLRVPRENLLNKYADVDEDGTYHSPIDNPDRRFFTMLGTLVQGRVCVGGGAINASKVALKIAVTYGNRRRQFGPKDSETEIVLLDYGMHQRRLIPLIARTYALHFAQERVSADLHRIFSDVDGASERRRKALESRAAATKSLGTWAALDTIQRSREACGGAGYLSVNRFSALYDDVDVFTTFEGDNTVLLQLVAKGRLTDLAAEFNSLNQVDMVGYVAGLAVETVVERTQMRSLLERLRDAVPGRGGLSDEDAGLLDPDWHLSMLRWREDHLTSGAARRLKSGMDGGTAPEEVFSRVQPHIIAAARSHGERLFYEAFLTKVQNTPEGTNKRALGALCDLYALSLIEGDRAWFMEHGRLSGDRSKAVQAAVEELCRQLRPHAEDLVDAFGVPPELLRTELF; this is encoded by the coding sequence ATGGCCTCCGACCCCCTCCAGGACCAGCACATCGACGTCCCCGCGCTGCGCGACCTGCTCGACGGCCGCTACCGCGACGTCCGCAACCGGGTCAGGGACAACCTGGTCGAGCACGCCTCGATCCTCGACGAGGCCGAGACGCTGTCGACCGACGACTACCGCGACCGGGTCCGCGACGTCGTCGTCGAGCTCGCCGGCACCGGGCAGACCGGCTACGGCCTGCCCAAGGAGTACGGCGGCGGGGGTGACATCGGGGCGTCCGTGGCGGCCTTCGAGACCTCGGCCTTCGGCGACCTGTCGGTCCTGGTCAAGCTCGGGGTGCAGTTCGGCCTCTTCGGCGGGGCCGTGCTCCAGCTCGGCACCGAGCGCCACCACAAGAAGTACATGGCCGACATCACCAGCGGCGCCCTGCTCGGCTGCTTCGCGATGACCGAGACCGGCCACGGCTCCAACGTCCAGGCGCTCGGGACCTACGCGACGTACGACAAGGAGACGCAGGAGTTCGTCCTCCAGACCCAGGACGATTCCGCCCGCAAGGACTACATCGGCAACGCCGCCCGTCACGGCACGATGGCCGCCGTCTTCGCCCAGCTCGTCGTCGACGGCGAGAACCATGGCGTCCACGCGCTCCTCGCGCCGCTGCGCGACGACAAGGGCAAGGTCGTCGACGGGGTCCGCATCGAGGACTGCGGGCACAAGCACGGCCTCAACGGCGTCGACAACGGCCGGATCTGGTTCGAGGGCCTGCGGGTGCCGCGGGAGAACCTGCTCAACAAGTACGCCGACGTCGACGAGGACGGCACCTACCACTCGCCGATCGACAACCCCGACCGGCGCTTCTTCACCATGCTCGGCACCCTCGTGCAGGGCCGGGTGTGCGTCGGCGGCGGCGCGATCAACGCCAGCAAGGTCGCCCTCAAGATCGCGGTCACCTACGGCAACCGGCGCCGCCAGTTCGGGCCCAAGGACTCCGAGACCGAGATCGTGCTGCTCGACTACGGCATGCACCAGCGGCGGCTGATCCCGCTGATCGCCCGCACCTACGCGCTGCACTTCGCCCAGGAGCGCGTCTCCGCCGACCTGCACCGCATCTTCAGCGACGTCGACGGCGCCTCCGAGCGCCGGCGCAAGGCGCTGGAGTCGCGGGCCGCCGCCACCAAGTCGCTCGGCACGTGGGCCGCGCTCGACACCATCCAGCGGTCCCGGGAGGCCTGCGGCGGTGCGGGCTACCTCTCGGTCAACCGGTTCTCCGCGCTGTACGACGACGTGGACGTCTTCACCACCTTCGAGGGCGACAACACCGTCCTGCTGCAGCTGGTCGCCAAGGGCCGGCTCACCGACCTCGCCGCCGAGTTCAACTCGCTCAACCAGGTCGACATGGTGGGCTACGTCGCCGGGCTGGCCGTCGAGACCGTGGTCGAGCGCACCCAGATGCGCTCGCTGCTCGAGCGGCTGCGCGACGCCGTACCCGGCCGTGGCGGCCTCTCCGACGAGGACGCCGGCCTGCTCGATCCCGACTGGCACCTGTCGATGCTGCGCTGGCGCGAGGACCATCTGACCTCGGGCGCCGCGCGGCGGCTCAAGTCCGGCATGGACGGTGGCACCGCCCCGGAGGAGGTCTTCTCACGGGTCCAGCCGCACATCATCGCCGCCGCCCGTTCCCACGGCGAGCGGCTGTTCTACGAGGCGTTCCTGACCAAGGTGCAGAACACCCCCGAGGGCACCAACAAGAGGGCGCTCGGGGCGCTGTGCGACCTCTACGCCCTCTCGCTGATCGAGGGCGACCGCGCGTGGTTCATGGAGCACGGCCGTCTCTCGGGCGACCGCTCCAAGGCGGTCCAGGCCGCCGTCGAGGAGCTGTGCCGCCAGCTGCGCCCCCACGCCGAGGACCTGGTCGACGCCTTCGGCGTACCCCCCGAGCTGCTCCGCACCGAGCTCTTCTGA
- a CDS encoding inorganic diphosphatase: MEFDVLVEIPKGQRNKYEVDHESGRMRLDRTLFTSTQYPADYGFIENTLGLDGDPLDAMVLLMEPTFPGCLIKCRAIGMFRMTDEAGGDDKVLCVPTTDPRMEHLRDIDHVSKFDRLEIQHFFEVYKDLEPGKSVEGANWVGRIEAEAEVSASFKRATDAGYTTH; this comes from the coding sequence GTGGAGTTCGACGTCTTGGTGGAGATCCCCAAGGGACAGCGCAACAAGTACGAGGTCGACCACGAGAGCGGGCGCATGCGGCTCGACCGCACGCTGTTCACCTCCACGCAGTACCCCGCCGACTACGGCTTCATCGAGAACACCCTGGGTCTCGACGGCGACCCGCTCGACGCGATGGTGCTCCTCATGGAGCCGACCTTCCCCGGCTGCCTGATCAAGTGCCGCGCGATCGGCATGTTCCGCATGACCGACGAGGCCGGCGGCGACGACAAGGTCCTCTGCGTCCCGACGACCGACCCGCGCATGGAGCACCTGCGCGACATCGACCACGTCTCCAAGTTCGACCGGCTGGAGATCCAGCACTTCTTCGAGGTCTACAAGGACCTCGAGCCCGGCAAGTCCGTCGAGGGCGCCAACTGGGTCGGCCGCATCGAGGCCGAGGCCGAGGTCTCCGCGTCGTTCAAGCGCGCCACGGACGCCGGCTACACCACCCACTGA
- the folP gene encoding dihydropteroate synthase yields MGVLNTTPDSFSDGGRYLDPEAAVAHGLRLAAEGADLVDVGGESTRPGAARVDPDEERARVLPVVAALSAAGVRVSVDTMRAGLAAEAVDAGAVLVNDVSGGLADPEMFATVARLEVPYVLMHWRGHSTTMQEHADYDDVVADVRRELESRVDAAAEAGVDPDRVCLDPGIGFAKTAAHNWAVLHGLAAIHQLGLPVLVATSRKRFLGELLRDGETLRAPVDRDDATTATATLAAVAGAWCVRVHAVRATADAVRVAARWAEG; encoded by the coding sequence ATGGGGGTGCTCAACACCACCCCCGACTCGTTCTCCGACGGCGGGCGCTACCTCGACCCCGAGGCCGCCGTCGCCCACGGCCTGCGCCTGGCCGCCGAGGGCGCCGACCTCGTCGACGTCGGCGGCGAGTCGACCCGGCCGGGTGCGGCCCGGGTCGACCCCGACGAGGAGCGGGCCCGGGTGCTGCCCGTCGTCGCGGCGCTGAGCGCGGCCGGCGTGCGCGTCTCGGTCGACACCATGCGCGCGGGCCTCGCCGCGGAGGCGGTCGACGCGGGGGCGGTGCTGGTCAACGACGTGTCCGGGGGCCTGGCCGACCCCGAGATGTTCGCCACCGTCGCCCGGCTCGAGGTCCCCTACGTCCTCATGCACTGGCGCGGCCACTCCACGACGATGCAGGAGCACGCCGACTACGACGACGTGGTCGCCGACGTACGCCGGGAGCTGGAGTCGCGCGTCGACGCGGCGGCCGAGGCCGGGGTCGACCCCGACCGGGTGTGCCTGGACCCCGGCATCGGGTTCGCCAAGACCGCGGCGCACAACTGGGCCGTGCTGCACGGCCTCGCCGCGATCCACCAGCTCGGGCTCCCGGTCCTGGTGGCCACGAGCCGCAAGCGGTTCCTGGGCGAGCTGCTGCGCGACGGGGAGACGCTGCGCGCGCCCGTGGACCGCGACGACGCGACCACCGCGACGGCCACGCTCGCCGCGGTTGCTGGCGCCTGGTGCGTCCGCGTCCACGCCGTGCGGGCCACCGCCGACGCGGTCCGGGTCGCGGCCCGCTGGGCCGAGGGCTGA
- the folE gene encoding GTP cyclohydrolase I FolE encodes MTDDRGATAESRVSPITPPSYDDLPAYDHDRAEAAVRELLLAVGEDPDREGLQDTPARVARAYAELLAGMRASPEEVLTTTFDAGHEELVLVRDIELWSMCEHHLVPFTGVAHIGYIPGDDGRITGLSKLARLVDVFSRRPQVQERLTTQIADALLRILGAQGVIVVIEAEHLCMTMRGVRKPGAKTITSAIRGTMHNPATRAEAMSLIMHGTR; translated from the coding sequence ATGACCGATGACCGTGGCGCGACCGCCGAGTCGCGCGTCTCGCCGATCACCCCGCCGTCCTACGACGACCTGCCGGCCTACGACCACGACCGGGCCGAGGCCGCCGTGCGCGAGCTGCTGCTCGCGGTGGGGGAGGACCCCGACCGCGAGGGCCTGCAGGACACCCCGGCCCGCGTGGCGCGCGCCTACGCCGAGCTGCTGGCCGGAATGCGTGCCTCGCCGGAGGAGGTGCTCACCACCACCTTCGACGCCGGCCACGAGGAGCTCGTCCTCGTGCGCGACATCGAGCTGTGGTCGATGTGCGAGCACCACCTCGTGCCGTTCACCGGCGTGGCCCACATCGGCTACATCCCCGGCGACGACGGCCGGATCACCGGGCTGTCCAAGCTGGCCCGCCTGGTCGACGTGTTCTCACGGCGCCCGCAGGTGCAGGAGCGCCTGACCACCCAGATCGCCGACGCGCTGCTGCGGATCCTCGGCGCGCAGGGCGTCATCGTGGTGATCGAGGCCGAGCACCTGTGCATGACCATGCGCGGGGTGCGCAAGCCCGGCGCCAAGACGATCACCTCCGCCATCCGCGGCACGATGCACAACCCGGCCACCCGCGCCGAGGCGATGAGCCTGATCATGCACGGGACCCGTTGA
- the ftsH gene encoding ATP-dependent zinc metalloprotease FtsH → MDVKRIFRGPWLWIVLAVVGVLVALQYLVPNGGYDEVQTSTMAKYIADGKIKDITFIDQDQEIRATLDNDKKVLTHWVDGQQNDLIQAAARQVDEGNIEKYNSENPQPSLIGQILATFLPFVLIILLFVFMMNQVQGGGGRVMQFAKSKAKLISKDMPKTTFSDVAGCVEAIEELGEIKEFLQEPAKFQAVGAKIPKGVLLYGPPGTGKTLLARAVAGEAGVPFYSISGSDFVEMFVGVGASRVRDLFEQAKENAPAIVFIDEIDAVGRHRGAGMGGGHDEREQTLNQLLVEMDGFDVRGGVILIAATNRPDILDPALLRPGRFDRQIAVEAPDLAGRHQILQVHARGKPMAPGIDLLSVARRTPGFTGADLANVLNEAALLTARQNAKLIDAEALDEAIDRVIAGPQKRTRLMSEKEKLITAYHEGGHALVAAALPGTDPVHKVTILPRGRALGYTMVLPDEDKYSQTRSEMLDKLAYMLGGRAAEEMVFHDPTTGAGNDIEKATSLARAMVTQFGMTERLGAIKLGESNGEPFLGRDFGHTRNYSEDVAAIVDEETKKLLATAHQEAFDILEENRDVLDSLVLALLEKETLDKEQVAEVFVPLRRRPVRPAWTGSPTREPSDKPPVEVPRSALEDVAPEEPEGAAVITPPGAGGDLHGTPPVPGTNPSTEA, encoded by the coding sequence ATGGACGTGAAGCGCATCTTCCGAGGCCCATGGCTCTGGATCGTCCTGGCGGTGGTCGGCGTCCTGGTGGCACTGCAGTACCTCGTGCCCAACGGCGGCTACGACGAGGTCCAGACCTCCACGATGGCGAAGTACATCGCCGACGGCAAGATCAAGGACATCACCTTCATCGACCAGGACCAGGAGATCCGCGCGACCCTGGACAACGACAAGAAGGTGCTCACGCACTGGGTCGACGGTCAGCAGAACGACCTCATCCAGGCGGCCGCACGCCAGGTCGACGAGGGCAACATCGAGAAGTACAACTCCGAGAACCCCCAGCCGAGCCTGATCGGCCAGATCCTCGCGACGTTCCTGCCGTTCGTGCTGATCATCCTGCTGTTCGTCTTCATGATGAACCAGGTCCAGGGTGGCGGCGGCCGCGTCATGCAGTTCGCCAAGTCCAAGGCCAAGCTGATCAGCAAGGACATGCCCAAGACGACGTTCTCCGACGTCGCGGGCTGCGTCGAGGCGATCGAGGAGCTCGGCGAGATCAAGGAGTTCCTCCAGGAGCCGGCCAAGTTCCAGGCCGTCGGCGCCAAGATCCCCAAGGGCGTGCTGCTCTACGGGCCGCCCGGCACCGGCAAGACGCTGCTGGCCCGCGCCGTCGCGGGTGAGGCGGGCGTGCCGTTCTACTCCATCTCCGGCTCCGACTTCGTCGAGATGTTCGTCGGTGTCGGCGCCTCCCGTGTGCGCGACCTGTTCGAGCAGGCCAAGGAGAACGCCCCCGCGATCGTCTTCATCGACGAGATCGACGCCGTCGGCCGCCACCGCGGCGCCGGCATGGGCGGCGGCCACGACGAGCGCGAGCAGACCCTCAACCAGCTGCTGGTCGAGATGGACGGCTTCGACGTGCGTGGCGGGGTCATCCTCATCGCGGCCACCAACCGCCCCGACATCCTCGACCCGGCGCTGCTGCGGCCCGGCCGCTTCGACCGTCAGATCGCCGTCGAGGCCCCCGACCTGGCCGGGCGCCACCAGATCCTGCAGGTCCACGCCCGCGGCAAGCCGATGGCCCCGGGCATCGACCTGCTGTCGGTGGCGCGGCGCACGCCGGGCTTCACCGGTGCCGACCTGGCCAACGTGCTCAACGAGGCCGCGCTGCTCACCGCGCGCCAGAACGCCAAGCTGATCGACGCCGAGGCGCTCGACGAGGCGATCGACCGTGTCATCGCCGGCCCGCAGAAGCGCACCCGCCTGATGAGCGAGAAGGAGAAGCTCATCACGGCCTACCACGAGGGCGGCCACGCCCTGGTGGCCGCGGCGCTGCCGGGCACCGACCCGGTGCACAAGGTCACGATCCTGCCGAGGGGCCGGGCGCTGGGCTACACGATGGTGCTGCCCGACGAGGACAAGTACTCCCAGACCCGCTCCGAGATGCTCGACAAGCTCGCCTACATGCTCGGTGGTCGGGCGGCCGAGGAGATGGTCTTCCACGACCCGACCACGGGCGCCGGCAACGACATCGAGAAGGCCACGTCCCTGGCCCGCGCGATGGTCACCCAGTTCGGCATGACCGAGCGGCTGGGCGCGATCAAGCTGGGCGAGTCCAACGGCGAGCCGTTCCTGGGCCGCGACTTCGGGCACACGCGCAACTACTCCGAGGACGTCGCCGCGATCGTCGACGAGGAGACCAAGAAGCTCCTCGCCACCGCGCACCAGGAGGCCTTCGACATCCTCGAGGAGAACCGCGACGTGCTCGACTCGCTCGTCCTGGCGCTCCTGGAGAAGGAGACCCTCGACAAGGAGCAGGTCGCCGAGGTCTTCGTGCCGCTGCGGCGGCGTCCGGTGCGCCCCGCGTGGACCGGGTCCCCGACCCGCGAGCCGTCGGACAAGCCGCCGGTCGAGGTCCCGCGCAGCGCGCTGGAGGACGTCGCCCCGGAGGAGCCCGAGGGAGCCGCGGTCATCACGCCCCCCGGCGCCGGTGGCGACCTGCACGGCACGCCCCCGGTCCCGGGCACCAACCCGTCCACCGAGGCCTGA
- a CDS encoding zinc-dependent metalloprotease produces the protein MSGQGGKMVDWNLAVNAATKLAGPGPQVSRAEADEVVAELRDDAHRSTPLVRDFTGLVAQEASAPVLVVDRRGWVQANADGFDRLLSPVVDKLLEKRGKVPGEGIADAIGSKVTGLEVGGLLGFLAGKVLGQFDPFHGEPGSAEVGRLLLVAPNIVSVERELEVDPHDFRLWVCLHEETHRVQFTAVPWMRDHLEQQVEGLVGGLDLEPGAMVSALGDAARRAGDVLSGKGDGSLLDLFATPAQREIIDRVTGMMSLLEGHADVVMDGVGPEVIPSVDRIRERFNRRRKGASSLDRLVRRLLGLDAKMAQYRDGAKFVRAVVDEVGMDGFNKVWVEPDNLPSKAEIGDPAAWVRRVHG, from the coding sequence ATGAGCGGGCAGGGCGGGAAGATGGTCGACTGGAACCTCGCGGTCAACGCCGCGACCAAGCTGGCCGGCCCCGGACCGCAGGTGAGCCGGGCCGAGGCCGACGAGGTGGTCGCCGAGCTGCGGGACGACGCCCATCGCTCGACGCCGCTGGTGCGTGACTTCACCGGGCTGGTCGCGCAGGAGGCGTCCGCGCCCGTGCTGGTGGTCGACCGCCGCGGCTGGGTGCAGGCCAACGCCGACGGCTTCGACCGGCTGCTCAGCCCCGTGGTCGACAAGCTGCTGGAGAAGCGCGGCAAGGTCCCCGGGGAGGGCATCGCCGACGCGATCGGCAGCAAGGTCACCGGTCTCGAGGTCGGCGGGCTGCTCGGCTTCCTGGCCGGCAAGGTGCTCGGGCAGTTCGACCCCTTCCACGGCGAGCCGGGCTCGGCCGAGGTCGGCCGGCTGCTCCTGGTGGCCCCCAACATCGTCTCGGTGGAGCGCGAGCTGGAGGTCGATCCCCACGACTTCCGCCTGTGGGTGTGCCTGCACGAGGAGACCCACCGGGTGCAGTTCACCGCGGTCCCCTGGATGCGCGACCACCTCGAGCAGCAGGTCGAGGGCCTGGTCGGGGGTCTCGACCTCGAACCCGGCGCGATGGTGTCGGCCCTCGGTGACGCGGCGAGGCGGGCCGGCGACGTGCTGTCCGGCAAGGGCGACGGCAGCCTGCTCGACCTGTTCGCCACTCCCGCGCAGCGCGAGATCATCGACCGGGTCACCGGCATGATGTCGCTGCTCGAGGGCCACGCCGACGTGGTGATGGACGGGGTGGGGCCCGAGGTCATCCCCAGCGTCGACCGCATCCGCGAGAGGTTCAACCGCCGCCGCAAGGGCGCGAGCTCGCTGGACCGCCTGGTCCGCCGGCTGCTCGGCCTCGACGCCAAGATGGCGCAGTACCGCGACGGTGCCAAATTCGTCCGCGCCGTCGTCGACGAGGTCGGCATGGACGGCTTCAACAAGGTGTGGGTGGAGCCCGACAACCTGCCCTCCAAGGCCGAGATCGGCGACCCCGCCGCCTGGGTCCGCCGCGTGCACGGGTGA
- the folB gene encoding dihydroneopterin aldolase has protein sequence MDHPTATPTAPDPISDRLSVLGLEAWGHHGVLEHERRDGQVFKVDLTLGVDTRPAARSDLLRDTVDYGTLSTRVKEAIEHDPVDLIETLAQRIADLCLEDERVAWAHVTVHKPDAPIEATFSDVALTITRRRG, from the coding sequence ATGGACCACCCCACCGCGACCCCCACCGCGCCCGACCCGATCAGCGACCGGCTGAGCGTGCTCGGGCTCGAGGCGTGGGGTCATCACGGGGTCCTCGAGCACGAGCGTCGCGACGGTCAGGTGTTCAAGGTGGACCTGACCCTCGGGGTCGACACCCGGCCTGCCGCCCGCAGCGACCTGTTGCGCGACACCGTCGACTACGGGACGCTCAGCACGCGAGTGAAGGAGGCGATCGAGCACGATCCCGTCGACCTCATCGAGACCCTGGCCCAGCGCATCGCCGACCTCTGCCTGGAGGACGAGCGGGTCGCGTGGGCGCACGTGACCGTGCACAAGCCCGACGCCCCCATCGAGGCGACGTTCTCCGACGTCGCCCTGACCATCACTCGGAGACGTGGATGA